One Stigmatella aurantiaca genomic region harbors:
- a CDS encoding HET-C-related protein, producing MRCGFWLAVALALLVSPSVQAFCPTNGVRCGLGGAGVTHQDLTEETLEDLAQELFALSHPTLAMKQASQEVSKANAEVDDDQTNGFKHFDGESFTAGKQRLVTLFEGVRESLRAEDATAARRQLGQALHTLQDFYSHSNWIESGRSGALPSLWRSGEALPPPAAADAPTCKACEWVLLSDGSLLVDCGDNLLTPLLTTGFYGGENEVPAVPTKCRHGGPFDTGPGPFGGINKDSALQLLSPHFGLHGAAAASALEASKQFIRDLVAPLTEHQRRLLFGVGPALALVLDTSGGWEGGLLSQLVREASRIIDARMGTAQEPSRYILVPFPSTSTGALGAMGDAREFKRALTSLKTGGGGACSGPSMTAVLQALGTAGQGVDLFVFTRSSAGDEALASAVSGLARKRDARIHVFQAGACGGDAVYRRLASETGGQFFQLQALDALGLFHFVDATVRANAVELLSVVEPQGGSRTFAVPVDSSLSQVTFSVSGGTSLRLTQPNGLPLLGVEPGVRKIPLSTGMLVTVVNPQPGTWTASMTPSGGFSFRVSGESALRFERFELVEPFGRPGHQGYAPLVGLPLSAGAFAQARLSGELASTRFELRSQAGGLLQTLALAPEPGGAPLEFFGPVDLPSSPFAIYAVGSTRGGEPYQRALVTARGPQPVRVVGPAAQTLTPGTAASLVFQVHNSGAVNTFRPVLLADPRFPARVTPSSLVLGPEETGTFTVRWETPRNTVPGTATALTLAAESLVPGGPHNFAVVEALVASPPR from the coding sequence TTGCGTTGTGGGTTTTGGCTGGCGGTCGCGCTGGCCCTGCTGGTGAGTCCCTCCGTCCAGGCGTTCTGCCCGACCAATGGGGTGCGGTGTGGCCTCGGCGGGGCCGGGGTGACGCATCAAGACCTGACCGAGGAGACCCTGGAGGATCTCGCCCAGGAGCTCTTCGCCCTGTCCCACCCCACCCTGGCGATGAAACAGGCCTCCCAGGAGGTCTCCAAGGCCAACGCCGAGGTCGATGACGACCAGACGAATGGCTTCAAGCACTTCGATGGGGAGAGCTTCACGGCGGGCAAACAGCGGCTCGTCACCCTCTTTGAGGGCGTCCGGGAGTCCCTGAGGGCCGAGGATGCCACGGCCGCCCGGCGCCAGCTCGGACAGGCCCTGCACACCCTGCAGGACTTCTACTCGCACTCGAACTGGATCGAGTCGGGACGCTCCGGGGCCCTTCCCAGCCTGTGGCGTTCCGGAGAGGCCCTGCCTCCTCCTGCCGCGGCGGACGCGCCCACGTGCAAGGCCTGCGAGTGGGTCCTCCTCTCGGACGGGAGCCTCCTCGTCGATTGTGGGGACAACCTGCTGACCCCGCTGCTGACCACGGGCTTCTATGGCGGGGAGAACGAGGTCCCCGCGGTTCCCACCAAGTGCCGCCATGGCGGCCCCTTCGACACGGGGCCTGGTCCTTTCGGGGGCATCAACAAGGACAGCGCGCTGCAGCTCCTGTCCCCTCATTTCGGCCTGCACGGCGCCGCGGCGGCCTCCGCCCTGGAGGCGAGCAAGCAATTCATCCGTGACCTCGTGGCCCCGCTCACCGAACACCAGCGCAGGCTCCTGTTCGGCGTGGGGCCGGCGCTGGCCCTGGTCCTCGATACCTCGGGTGGCTGGGAAGGAGGCCTGCTCTCCCAGCTCGTCCGGGAGGCTTCGCGGATCATCGACGCCCGGATGGGCACGGCGCAGGAGCCCTCGCGGTACATCCTGGTGCCCTTTCCAAGCACCTCCACGGGTGCCCTGGGCGCGATGGGAGATGCGCGCGAGTTCAAACGCGCGCTCACGTCCCTGAAGACGGGCGGCGGAGGCGCCTGCTCGGGCCCGTCCATGACGGCGGTGCTCCAGGCGCTCGGGACCGCCGGTCAAGGCGTGGACCTCTTCGTCTTCACCCGCTCCAGCGCCGGGGACGAGGCCCTGGCCTCCGCCGTCAGCGGGCTGGCCCGGAAACGGGACGCACGGATTCATGTGTTCCAGGCCGGCGCGTGTGGGGGCGACGCGGTCTACCGGCGCCTCGCTTCGGAGACCGGAGGGCAGTTCTTCCAGCTCCAGGCCCTGGATGCGCTGGGCCTCTTCCACTTCGTGGATGCCACCGTTCGCGCCAACGCGGTGGAGCTCCTGTCGGTGGTGGAGCCCCAGGGCGGCAGCAGGACCTTCGCCGTGCCCGTGGACTCCTCCCTGTCCCAGGTGACGTTCTCCGTGAGCGGGGGCACCTCCCTGCGCCTCACTCAGCCCAATGGGCTGCCCCTGCTGGGGGTGGAGCCCGGAGTCCGGAAGATCCCCCTCTCGACGGGGATGCTGGTGACGGTGGTGAACCCGCAGCCCGGCACCTGGACGGCCTCGATGACGCCCTCGGGTGGGTTCTCCTTCCGGGTCTCGGGCGAGAGCGCCTTGCGGTTCGAGCGCTTCGAGCTCGTTGAACCCTTTGGCCGCCCGGGACACCAGGGCTATGCCCCGCTGGTGGGCTTGCCCCTGAGCGCGGGCGCGTTCGCCCAGGCGCGGCTCTCCGGAGAGCTGGCGTCCACACGGTTCGAGCTGCGCTCCCAGGCAGGCGGGCTCCTTCAGACGCTCGCGCTGGCCCCGGAGCCCGGAGGCGCTCCGCTGGAGTTCTTCGGGCCCGTGGACCTGCCCTCCTCCCCGTTTGCCATCTACGCCGTGGGGAGCACGCGTGGGGGAGAGCCCTATCAGCGGGCCCTGGTCACGGCGCGGGGGCCTCAGCCGGTGCGGGTCGTGGGCCCTGCCGCCCAGACGCTCACGCCGGGCACGGCGGCCTCCCTCGTCTTCCAGGTCCACAACTCCGGTGCGGTGAACACCTTCCGCCCCGTGCTCCTGGCGGACCCACGCTTCCCCGCGCGGGTCACGCCCAGCTCGCTCGTCCTGGGGCCCGAGGAGACCGGCACCTTCACCGTGCGCTGGGAGACGCCCCGGAACACGGTGCCCGGAACGGCGACGGCCTTGACGCTGGCGGCCGAGAGCCTCGTGCCCGGCGGGCCTCATAACTTCGCGGTGGTGGAAGCCCTGGTGGCCTCCCCCCCGCGGTAA
- a CDS encoding DUF3616 domain-containing protein yields MRGWKVPVIGALVACGLTAAGCGVEAPAEAGREWLSEEAQAATGVQSTVFQDGVSPSSGYAGTRDAMIEEERPGANHGGDTRLSASGDTPAGSGNENYILLQWDVSSIPAQAIVRSASISVTVSDKADQSYGFYELTRAWNESQVTWEKADSSHAWASKGADGSGDRNTLSLGAVKASSTGTYTVALNASGLEVVQKWVAAPSLNRGLLIANKDNDNRLEIRSSEYSTTSARPQLTVVWELPSGEEPGGGAPQPGTYAGTCDGSGGAWIDANHFLNFNDESQTARIFRQGSQASAVQSKELSSALGVSSSAEADFEDAARVGNRIYVTTSHARNKDGELQTSRYKFFALDVSGTVPSASLHVAGVSSNLLKDMLNAANWTQPDASVIALLEARSQLSKATVANLAPKEQGVNIEGLAAVPSGALLVGFRNPQSGANAIIVSLTNSAAVITGARAQFGQAFLVNLGGQGVRGMAWSDAHQAVLILSGPHDESNGPFALWKWGGDASSVPQKMLTLMAPSDSAPEAILPTPGTNEVRILFDMGSHLIDGEVCKDAPAADQFFSDVVVQVSG; encoded by the coding sequence ATGCGTGGATGGAAGGTTCCGGTCATCGGTGCCCTGGTGGCATGCGGCTTGACCGCGGCGGGCTGCGGAGTGGAGGCGCCGGCGGAAGCGGGGCGCGAGTGGCTCTCGGAGGAAGCCCAGGCGGCCACGGGCGTGCAGAGCACCGTGTTCCAGGATGGTGTCTCGCCGTCCTCGGGTTACGCGGGAACGCGCGATGCGATGATCGAAGAGGAGCGCCCCGGGGCCAACCATGGCGGTGACACCCGCCTCTCGGCCAGCGGGGACACGCCCGCGGGAAGCGGCAACGAGAACTACATCCTGTTGCAGTGGGATGTGTCGAGCATCCCCGCCCAGGCAATCGTCCGGTCCGCGTCCATCTCCGTCACGGTGTCGGACAAGGCGGATCAGTCCTATGGCTTCTATGAGCTGACGCGTGCCTGGAATGAAAGCCAGGTGACGTGGGAGAAGGCAGACAGCAGCCACGCCTGGGCCTCGAAGGGCGCCGATGGCAGTGGGGACCGGAACACGCTGTCCCTAGGCGCCGTGAAGGCCTCCTCCACGGGCACCTACACCGTGGCCCTGAACGCCTCGGGCCTTGAGGTGGTGCAGAAATGGGTGGCAGCCCCCTCGCTCAACCGTGGGCTCCTCATCGCCAACAAGGACAATGACAACCGGCTGGAGATCCGCTCGAGCGAGTACTCCACCACGTCCGCCCGGCCCCAGCTGACGGTGGTCTGGGAGTTGCCCAGCGGGGAGGAGCCGGGTGGGGGAGCGCCCCAGCCCGGGACGTACGCGGGGACTTGCGATGGTTCAGGGGGCGCCTGGATCGACGCCAACCACTTCTTGAACTTCAACGATGAATCGCAGACCGCGCGCATCTTCCGCCAAGGGAGTCAGGCGTCCGCCGTCCAGAGCAAGGAGCTGAGCAGCGCGCTGGGAGTCTCCTCATCGGCCGAGGCGGATTTCGAGGATGCCGCGCGCGTGGGCAACCGCATCTATGTCACCACCTCGCATGCCCGGAACAAGGACGGAGAGCTGCAGACGTCCCGCTACAAGTTCTTCGCCCTGGATGTGTCAGGCACGGTGCCCAGTGCCTCGCTTCACGTCGCGGGAGTCTCCTCGAACCTGCTGAAGGACATGCTGAACGCGGCCAACTGGACCCAGCCGGACGCTTCGGTCATCGCGTTGCTGGAGGCGCGCTCGCAGCTGTCGAAGGCCACCGTGGCCAACCTGGCTCCCAAGGAGCAGGGTGTCAACATCGAGGGGCTGGCGGCCGTGCCTTCCGGCGCCCTGCTGGTGGGGTTCCGCAATCCGCAGTCGGGCGCGAATGCAATCATCGTCTCGCTGACCAACTCCGCCGCGGTCATCACGGGGGCCAGGGCCCAGTTTGGCCAGGCCTTCCTCGTGAACCTGGGCGGCCAGGGCGTCCGGGGCATGGCCTGGTCCGACGCCCACCAGGCCGTGCTCATCCTCAGTGGGCCGCACGATGAGAGCAACGGACCGTTCGCGCTCTGGAAGTGGGGAGGCGATGCGAGCAGCGTGCCGCAGAAGATGCTGACGCTGATGGCTCCATCTGATTCGGCCCCGGAGGCCATCCTCCCCACGCCGGGCACGAACGAGGTGCGGATCCTCTTCGACATGGGCTCGCACCTCATCGACGGAGAGGTCTGCAAGGACGCCCCTGCCGCCGATCAGTTTTTCAGCGACGTGGTTGTCCAAGTAAGTGGGTAA
- a CDS encoding cation:proton antiporter: MEHTAHSPALSVALALVAGMLAQILARHLSVPGIVLLLAAGVVLGPEALGLVQPASLGGALHVLVSFSVAVILFEGALSLNLRRLQKEVTVIRQLVTVGALVTAAGGALAGHWIMGWGWRNALLFGTLVMVTGPTVINPLLRRIRVVRPVETVLEAEGIFVDAVGAITAVVALEVALRPPSEALSTFLRELALRWGVGLGLGLGAGVLIARGLKSERWVPEELNNVFSLSLVLGLFQVSGALAPDSGVVAVIMAGLVVGNAGVTVRRELLVFKEQLTVLLIGMLFVLLAADVRLREVVALGWRGLLTVGLLMVLVRPLAVAVSTRGSKLSWRERGFIAWLGPRGIVAAAVASLFATRLEAGGVEGGPALRALVFLVIGMTVVLQGLSGGWVAGLLGVRRSAPGGYVVLGANGLGRLVGRALRAAGARVTLVDVGTEACRRAEQEGFQVLFGDGLEERTLLRAQPEGREGFVGLTLNEAVNLLFAQKVRELDRKVRPVVALHRGHLGVRKEHAGEHGRVLFGDERNLDQWATWSDKGQVLLERWRLVAPQVGSSAPSAEGALEELLLPVLLLREGRAQLYDNAAVPVGGDAVDYAFHTERAEAARAWLEAHGWRREVEAPEEAVGVTGLTPKFGQS; this comes from the coding sequence ATGGAACATACGGCTCACTCTCCGGCCCTCTCCGTCGCCCTCGCCCTCGTCGCGGGGATGCTGGCTCAGATCCTCGCCCGGCACCTCAGTGTGCCTGGCATCGTGTTGCTCCTGGCCGCAGGGGTGGTGCTTGGCCCCGAGGCCCTCGGGTTGGTGCAGCCCGCGTCCCTCGGGGGCGCCCTGCACGTCCTGGTGAGCTTCTCGGTCGCGGTCATCCTCTTCGAAGGTGCTTTGAGCCTCAACCTTCGGCGTTTGCAGAAGGAGGTCACCGTCATCCGCCAGCTCGTCACCGTGGGGGCCCTGGTGACGGCGGCGGGAGGGGCGCTCGCGGGCCACTGGATCATGGGCTGGGGCTGGCGCAACGCGCTGCTCTTCGGAACGCTGGTGATGGTGACGGGGCCCACCGTCATCAACCCGCTGCTGCGCCGCATCCGCGTGGTCCGGCCGGTGGAGACCGTGCTGGAGGCCGAGGGCATCTTCGTGGACGCGGTGGGCGCCATCACCGCTGTGGTGGCCCTGGAGGTGGCGCTGCGGCCGCCCTCGGAGGCCCTGTCCACGTTCCTCCGGGAGCTGGCGCTGCGCTGGGGGGTGGGGCTGGGGCTGGGGCTGGGGGCCGGTGTGCTCATTGCGCGGGGGCTGAAGTCCGAGCGGTGGGTTCCCGAGGAGCTGAACAACGTCTTCAGCCTCTCCCTGGTGCTGGGGCTCTTTCAGGTCAGCGGGGCGCTGGCCCCGGACAGCGGCGTGGTGGCAGTCATCATGGCCGGGCTGGTGGTGGGCAATGCCGGCGTCACCGTGCGGCGCGAGCTGCTCGTCTTCAAGGAGCAGCTCACGGTGTTGCTGATTGGCATGCTGTTCGTCCTGCTCGCCGCGGACGTGCGGCTCCGGGAGGTGGTGGCGCTGGGCTGGCGGGGGCTCCTCACCGTGGGGCTGCTCATGGTGCTGGTCCGGCCGCTGGCGGTGGCGGTGTCCACGCGCGGCTCCAAGCTCTCGTGGCGCGAGCGCGGCTTCATCGCCTGGCTGGGGCCCCGGGGCATCGTGGCCGCGGCGGTGGCCTCCCTGTTCGCCACGCGGCTGGAGGCCGGGGGCGTGGAGGGTGGGCCCGCGCTCCGGGCGCTGGTGTTCCTGGTCATCGGGATGACGGTGGTGTTGCAGGGGCTCAGTGGCGGGTGGGTGGCGGGCCTCCTGGGCGTCCGCCGGAGTGCTCCGGGGGGCTACGTGGTGCTGGGGGCCAACGGGCTCGGGCGTCTGGTGGGGCGGGCGCTGCGGGCCGCGGGGGCGCGGGTGACGCTGGTGGATGTGGGCACGGAGGCCTGCCGGCGCGCGGAGCAGGAGGGCTTTCAGGTGCTCTTTGGGGATGGGCTGGAGGAGCGCACGCTCCTGCGCGCTCAGCCCGAGGGGCGCGAGGGCTTCGTGGGGCTGACCCTCAACGAGGCGGTGAACCTGCTCTTCGCGCAGAAGGTGCGGGAGCTCGACCGCAAGGTGCGGCCGGTGGTGGCCTTGCACCGGGGCCACCTGGGGGTGCGCAAGGAGCACGCGGGCGAGCACGGCCGTGTCCTCTTCGGAGACGAGCGCAACCTGGACCAGTGGGCCACCTGGTCCGACAAGGGGCAGGTCCTCCTGGAGCGCTGGCGGCTCGTGGCCCCCCAGGTGGGCTCCTCGGCGCCGAGCGCGGAAGGCGCGCTGGAGGAGCTGCTGCTGCCGGTGTTGCTGCTGCGCGAGGGCCGGGCACAGCTCTATGACAACGCCGCCGTCCCGGTGGGAGGCGACGCCGTGGACTATGCCTTCCACACCGAGCGGGCGGAGGCGGCCCGCGCTTGGCTGGAGGCCCATGGCTGGCGCCGTGAGGTGGAGGCCCCGGAAGAGGCCGTGGGTGTCACCGGACTGACACCGAAATTCGGCCAATCGTGA
- a CDS encoding FHA domain-containing protein — MPTLIVRHPDGTETEHEFSGELKIGRHDSNDLPLTEGGVSRQHARVFAEEGAILIEDLNSSNGTYVDAGRVSEPTPLTPQSQIVIGDYELRLKASTRPSSAGRKAQVTRAAPALGADKPQVTRAAPALGTEEGSPRATRALPRVKPSAPAGEEAPKRPARSAPSAAAPAGDAPVLRGLTGPWANKTFALKGKLLVGRAPPAAVLLEDDSISRKHAEVERTPQGKVVLKDLGSANGTLLNGEVIGTEPVEIAPGDVLQFGMVEVVYEAGESNNLPVRRDRGAVPVRRDRGGGAAEDKPVAEAGGIPLKRKRLLAVAGGLIGMLLVVGIVSKLTGPAPVPESAVPVAVKKDPSRELQKLLSECRSFSSMEMGNEPQWQKADEACEKALNIDPINTEANNLIRKIKVEKEASAYYAQGQKALSRLKEEEALDTFQKIPKESQYFRLAKVKAREALEQVKARSLDDCKRYLRDSQWGAAVPRCDRYMGIWCQDITREELEPPLGFTLSLEGRVGKRQWRPKDKLYVQFLSARRRMDPNAPPWTCPVSDVISGPGDTANPANKVKEKFKTLYTNKLMYAAMLDYWSGRTTEAIATLQKLRSDYEQASLHGKADELITAVSTVDQLYKTGGTLLQRDEVEKAAEPFDEALELDKRLMGDLYEEARSFYRHNIQQDIADRAYSSGKVWTQREDQRRGCRLWKLGFKFYKGNTDLNKAVGFCSTQGLATFKAAGTCADLQAAADYAVSGDGLEEKIAARREEMKCR, encoded by the coding sequence GTGCCCACCCTGATCGTCCGCCATCCCGATGGCACTGAAACCGAGCACGAGTTCTCGGGCGAGCTGAAGATTGGCCGCCACGACAGCAATGATCTGCCCCTCACCGAGGGTGGGGTGTCGCGCCAGCACGCCCGCGTCTTCGCCGAGGAGGGGGCGATCCTCATCGAGGATCTCAACAGCTCCAACGGCACCTACGTGGACGCGGGGCGGGTCTCCGAGCCCACGCCGCTGACGCCCCAGTCCCAGATTGTCATTGGCGACTACGAGCTGCGGCTCAAGGCCAGTACCCGGCCGAGCAGCGCGGGGCGCAAGGCGCAGGTGACGCGCGCGGCCCCCGCGCTGGGCGCCGACAAGCCGCAGGTGACGCGGGCTGCTCCCGCGCTGGGCACCGAGGAGGGCTCGCCGCGCGCGACCCGGGCGCTGCCCCGCGTGAAGCCATCGGCCCCCGCCGGAGAGGAAGCGCCCAAGCGGCCCGCCCGGTCTGCCCCCAGCGCGGCGGCCCCCGCGGGCGATGCTCCCGTGCTCCGCGGCCTGACGGGCCCCTGGGCGAACAAGACCTTTGCCCTCAAGGGCAAGCTGCTCGTGGGCCGTGCGCCCCCCGCGGCCGTGCTGCTCGAGGACGATTCGATCAGCCGCAAGCATGCCGAGGTGGAGCGCACGCCCCAAGGCAAGGTGGTGCTGAAAGACCTGGGCAGCGCCAATGGGACGCTCCTCAACGGGGAGGTCATCGGGACGGAGCCCGTGGAGATCGCCCCGGGCGATGTCCTGCAGTTCGGCATGGTGGAGGTGGTGTACGAGGCGGGCGAGTCGAACAACCTGCCCGTGCGCCGGGACCGCGGCGCGGTGCCTGTCCGGCGCGACCGGGGAGGCGGCGCGGCCGAGGACAAGCCGGTGGCGGAGGCGGGGGGCATCCCACTCAAGCGCAAGCGGTTGCTCGCCGTGGCGGGCGGGCTCATCGGCATGTTGCTGGTGGTGGGCATCGTCTCCAAGCTGACGGGCCCCGCGCCCGTCCCGGAGAGCGCCGTCCCCGTGGCCGTCAAGAAGGACCCTTCCCGGGAGCTTCAGAAGCTGCTGAGCGAGTGCCGCTCCTTCTCGTCCATGGAGATGGGCAATGAGCCCCAGTGGCAGAAGGCCGATGAGGCGTGTGAGAAGGCGCTCAACATCGACCCTATCAACACCGAGGCCAACAACCTGATCCGGAAGATCAAGGTGGAGAAGGAGGCCTCCGCCTATTACGCCCAGGGGCAGAAGGCCCTGTCGCGCCTCAAGGAAGAGGAGGCGCTCGACACCTTCCAGAAGATCCCCAAGGAGAGCCAGTACTTCCGCCTGGCCAAGGTGAAGGCCCGCGAGGCGCTGGAGCAGGTGAAGGCCCGGTCTCTCGACGACTGCAAACGCTACCTGCGGGACTCGCAGTGGGGCGCGGCCGTGCCCCGGTGCGACCGGTACATGGGCATCTGGTGCCAGGACATCACGCGCGAGGAACTCGAGCCACCCCTGGGCTTCACGCTCTCCCTGGAGGGGCGGGTGGGCAAGCGGCAGTGGCGGCCCAAGGACAAGCTCTACGTCCAGTTCCTCAGCGCGCGGCGGAGGATGGATCCGAACGCGCCCCCCTGGACGTGCCCCGTGTCGGATGTCATCAGCGGCCCCGGCGACACGGCGAACCCCGCGAACAAGGTGAAGGAGAAGTTCAAGACGCTCTACACCAACAAGCTCATGTACGCGGCCATGCTGGACTACTGGTCCGGGCGCACCACCGAGGCGATCGCCACGCTCCAGAAGCTGCGCAGCGACTACGAGCAGGCGTCGCTGCATGGCAAGGCGGACGAGCTCATCACCGCCGTGTCGACGGTGGATCAGCTCTACAAGACCGGTGGAACCCTGCTGCAGCGGGACGAGGTGGAGAAGGCCGCCGAGCCCTTCGACGAGGCCCTGGAGCTGGACAAGCGGCTCATGGGGGACTTGTACGAAGAGGCCCGGTCCTTCTACCGGCACAACATCCAGCAGGACATCGCGGATCGGGCCTACTCCAGCGGCAAGGTGTGGACGCAGCGCGAGGACCAGCGCCGCGGCTGCCGCCTCTGGAAGCTGGGCTTCAAGTTCTACAAGGGCAATACGGACCTGAACAAAGCGGTTGGGTTCTGCTCCACGCAAGGGCTGGCGACCTTCAAGGCCGCAGGAACCTGCGCCGACCTGCAGGCGGCCGCGGACTACGCCGTCAGCGGCGATGGGCTCGAGGAGAAGATCGCCGCCCGCCGGGAAGAGATGAAGTGCCGTTAG
- a CDS encoding ATPase, T2SS/T4P/T4SS family: MFLITLAEKGGGSEQIEFEKNEISIGRLGDNDIVLAKGNVSKYHSRIVAKDGKFIVVDMKSTNGTFVNGKKIAAPMVLKPTDKVYIGDYILNVEPLPDGEARGADGAQGEEYPPEEEPYDEGYDDGQAEEPYEEEEPYEEPPPARAAPEPAAKSSMPASLAAAMARNKRKVDPRIERYTRLQKEIHDRLIEYLDLRRMDMDRLGDEELWRRTEKAIRDIIDQMDADQELPGDVDREELLTDVINEALGLGPLEAFLASDEISEIMVNHANQIYIERKGKLILSEKTFSSNQAVLGVIERIVAPIGRRIDESSPLVDARLKDGSRVNAIIPPLALKGPCITIRKFKKDSLKIQDLIKYKTVTAQMAEFLEMCVKARKNIVISGGTGSGKTTTLNIISSFIPDDERIVTVEDAAELQLPQDHWVQLESRPPNLEGKGAITIRDLVKNCLRMRPDRIVVGECRSGETLDMLQAMNTGHDGSLTTLHANTPRDAIARLETMVLMSGMELPVKAIREQIASAVHIIVQQTRFSDGTRKICFITEVAGMEVDIVTLQDIFYYKQDGFTEDQKVRGRFVASGFVPKFYDDLQRKGIPVNMSIFREE, encoded by the coding sequence ATGTTTCTCATCACGCTCGCCGAGAAGGGTGGAGGCTCAGAGCAGATCGAATTCGAGAAGAATGAGATCTCCATCGGCCGACTGGGCGACAACGACATCGTCCTCGCCAAGGGGAACGTCTCCAAGTATCACTCCCGGATCGTCGCCAAGGACGGGAAGTTCATCGTCGTGGACATGAAGTCCACGAACGGCACCTTCGTGAACGGCAAGAAGATCGCCGCGCCGATGGTGCTCAAGCCGACCGACAAGGTCTACATCGGCGACTACATCCTCAATGTCGAGCCCCTGCCGGACGGCGAGGCACGCGGGGCGGACGGCGCTCAGGGCGAGGAGTACCCGCCCGAGGAAGAGCCCTATGACGAGGGCTATGACGACGGCCAGGCCGAGGAGCCGTACGAGGAGGAGGAGCCGTACGAGGAGCCTCCCCCGGCGCGCGCCGCCCCGGAGCCCGCCGCCAAGTCGAGCATGCCCGCATCGCTGGCGGCGGCCATGGCGCGAAACAAGCGCAAGGTGGACCCGCGCATCGAGCGCTACACGCGCTTGCAGAAGGAGATCCACGACCGGCTGATCGAATACCTGGATCTGCGGCGCATGGACATGGACCGGCTCGGCGACGAGGAGCTGTGGCGCCGGACCGAGAAGGCCATCCGCGACATCATCGATCAGATGGATGCGGACCAGGAGCTCCCGGGGGACGTGGACCGGGAGGAGCTGCTCACCGACGTCATCAACGAGGCGCTGGGGCTGGGGCCCCTGGAGGCGTTCCTCGCGTCGGATGAGATCAGCGAGATCATGGTGAACCACGCCAACCAGATCTACATCGAGCGCAAGGGCAAGCTTATCCTGTCGGAGAAGACGTTCTCCTCCAACCAGGCGGTGCTCGGCGTCATCGAGCGCATTGTGGCGCCCATCGGCCGGCGCATCGACGAGTCCAGCCCGCTGGTGGATGCCCGCCTCAAGGACGGCAGCCGCGTGAACGCCATCATCCCGCCGCTGGCGCTCAAGGGCCCCTGCATCACCATCCGCAAGTTCAAGAAGGACTCGCTGAAGATCCAGGATCTCATCAAGTACAAGACCGTCACCGCGCAGATGGCCGAGTTCCTGGAGATGTGCGTCAAGGCGCGCAAGAACATTGTCATCTCCGGCGGCACGGGCTCGGGCAAGACGACGACGCTGAACATCATCAGCTCCTTCATCCCCGACGACGAGCGCATCGTCACCGTGGAGGACGCGGCGGAGCTTCAGCTGCCGCAGGACCACTGGGTGCAGCTGGAGAGCCGCCCGCCCAACCTGGAGGGCAAGGGCGCCATCACCATCCGCGACCTGGTGAAGAACTGCCTGCGCATGCGGCCCGACCGCATCGTCGTGGGCGAGTGCCGCTCCGGCGAGACGCTGGACATGCTCCAGGCGATGAACACGGGCCACGACGGCTCGCTCACCACGCTCCACGCCAACACCCCGCGCGATGCCATCGCGCGGCTGGAGACCATGGTGCTCATGTCCGGCATGGAGCTGCCGGTGAAGGCCATCCGCGAACAGATCGCCAGCGCCGTGCACATCATCGTCCAGCAGACGCGCTTCTCGGACGGCACGCGGAAGATCTGCTTCATCACCGAGGTGGCCGGCATGGAGGTCGACATCGTCACCCTCCAGGACATCTTCTATTACAAGCAGGATGGCTTCACGGAGGACCAGAAGGTGCGCGGCCGCTTCGTGGCCTCCGGGTTCGTGCCGAAGTTCTATGACGATCTTCAGCGCAAGGGCATCCCCGTGAACATGAGCATCTTCCGCGAGGAGTAG